One stretch of Deltaproteobacteria bacterium DNA includes these proteins:
- a CDS encoding NAD(P)-binding protein — translation MAWLLQRRGFKNIVVLESQERVGGKIYSYERDGIPHELGACYTQPAYHSIHELLHNFNLHAPVPVAGRTVYRDSGKPMAFGDDVIKQIRQTMGGFWKILPKKAIGFRVVLELQRYKRIHRNILGSYIGQLPPRPPENILRDLSAPFLSWLKHYELDLLV, via the coding sequence ATGGCCTGGTTACTTCAGAGACGGGGTTTCAAAAATATCGTTGTCCTGGAGTCGCAAGAACGGGTGGGAGGAAAGATTTACTCATACGAGCGAGACGGGATCCCACATGAGCTGGGTGCCTGCTATACCCAACCTGCGTATCATAGCATCCACGAGCTTCTTCATAACTTCAACCTACATGCTCCGGTCCCGGTCGCCGGGAGAACCGTCTACCGCGATTCAGGCAAGCCCATGGCCTTTGGTGACGATGTCATCAAACAGATCAGACAAACAATGGGCGGATTTTGGAAAATCTTGCCCAAAAAGGCGATTGGCTTCCGGGTCGTTCTAGAACTTCAAAGATACAAACGCATCCATAGAAATATTCTTGGTTCCTACATCGGGCAACTCCCACCCCGGCCACCGGAAAATATCTTGCGCGACTTATCCGCTCCCTTCCTTAGTTGGCTAAAACATTATGAGCTAGATTTACTGGTC
- a CDS encoding N-acetyltransferase: MSTNNQIYKGWLELTPVTQDDLPSIAEHYAHEVRAGVATFDTSIPDLSYWHRKFLESESQTYPIWVARDLHSGGAVVGWAGVSRFDPKLAYERCAEFSFYVLGSYQGKGVGRVLFSHALTNLKKHATIQTLVSRIALQQEASLHLHRSMGFKHIGTLEDVGFKLGNALSVALYQYHLNSV, encoded by the coding sequence GTGAGCACGAACAATCAAATATATAAGGGATGGTTAGAACTAACACCCGTAACTCAAGACGACCTGCCGTCTATCGCCGAACATTACGCACACGAAGTACGAGCGGGGGTAGCCACCTTTGACACGTCTATTCCTGACTTGTCCTATTGGCATCGAAAATTTCTTGAGAGTGAAAGCCAGACCTATCCAATTTGGGTTGCTCGAGATTTACATTCAGGGGGAGCGGTTGTTGGCTGGGCGGGCGTTAGCCGTTTCGATCCCAAATTAGCGTACGAGCGTTGTGCGGAGTTTAGCTTCTACGTTTTAGGGTCATACCAAGGCAAGGGCGTGGGGCGGGTGCTATTTAGCCACGCACTCACCAATCTAAAAAAACACGCCACAATTCAAACACTCGTCTCTAGAATTGCCCTGCAGCAAGAAGCTAGCTTGCATCTTCATCGTTCAATGGGATTCAAGCATATTGGCACCCTTGAAGACGTTGGTTTTAAATTGGGTAACGCCTTGAGTGTAGCTCTTTATCAATATCACCTGAACTCAGTGTGA
- a CDS encoding proteinase inhibitor, with protein sequence MKKNSLRLGLCLIAAAALGACQSSEPEVASIGSCNYVNPFSSNSECKLYTGLAWTAESASTDCTTGPFGTPGEWTQDGTCNLDPLLGTCFVTPADALDYILTLGGDNPRQCSAGAMACTAFAGGTFEASDNCRGYDTAPMSGEPGEDTVFQWPTKTCKPALEGEPPGQTNGEVCTWNLISAATEEGRRYVDYGDCNIVHTNRPYYPLAPWQEPPTTDPRLDDEAWLAESDWVVSQARASACVCCHGLAATPQGPSRWSIDAGPLWVDTMSDEAIVLFAGHTDSSILGAFDPADNNGFDRVHSALPTTDVDRMLAFFQGELERRDITDGYIDSLPNVGGPLLMQMAYIPQECGEDEGIDEDGRLIWKGGAARYLYVLEATAGNPGLPPNFDIPEGTLWRADVAHDVKAFDSGVVYGEAPEGAHQYYPDALPPQALTPGKQYYLHVLRDVAIPVARCLFTAQ encoded by the coding sequence ATGAAGAAAAATAGCCTAAGACTTGGACTATGTTTAATCGCTGCCGCAGCACTGGGAGCTTGTCAGTCTTCAGAACCAGAGGTCGCTTCGATCGGCTCTTGCAACTACGTTAATCCCTTTTCCTCAAACTCCGAATGCAAATTATACACGGGACTTGCCTGGACTGCCGAAAGCGCGTCCACGGATTGTACAACTGGCCCTTTCGGTACCCCGGGTGAATGGACCCAAGATGGCACATGCAATCTCGATCCATTACTTGGTACCTGCTTTGTCACCCCTGCCGATGCATTGGATTACATACTCACACTCGGCGGCGATAACCCGCGTCAATGCTCCGCTGGTGCTATGGCATGTACGGCATTCGCAGGAGGAACCTTTGAGGCCTCGGACAATTGCAGAGGCTACGACACAGCACCCATGTCCGGCGAACCTGGCGAAGACACGGTTTTTCAATGGCCAACAAAAACCTGTAAACCCGCTCTCGAAGGTGAACCACCGGGACAAACCAATGGAGAAGTTTGTACTTGGAACCTTATTTCTGCAGCCACCGAAGAAGGACGCCGCTACGTCGACTATGGCGACTGCAACATCGTTCACACCAACCGCCCCTATTACCCGCTAGCTCCTTGGCAAGAGCCACCTACAACAGACCCTCGCCTGGATGATGAAGCCTGGTTAGCAGAGTCAGACTGGGTTGTGTCTCAGGCTCGTGCCAGTGCATGTGTTTGTTGTCACGGCCTTGCAGCCACGCCACAAGGACCGTCGCGTTGGTCCATCGATGCTGGACCACTCTGGGTTGATACCATGAGCGATGAAGCGATTGTCTTATTTGCCGGCCACACCGACTCAAGTATTTTGGGAGCTTTCGACCCTGCCGACAACAACGGCTTTGATAGAGTCCACAGCGCATTACCTACGACCGATGTTGATCGCATGCTCGCATTCTTCCAGGGTGAACTTGAACGGCGTGACATCACTGATGGTTATATCGACAGTCTGCCAAATGTTGGAGGCCCCTTGCTTATGCAGATGGCCTATATCCCACAGGAGTGCGGCGAAGACGAAGGCATAGATGAAGACGGCCGCTTAATTTGGAAAGGCGGGGCAGCTCGGTATCTGTATGTATTAGAAGCAACCGCCGGAAATCCAGGTTTACCACCCAACTTCGATATTCCAGAAGGAACTCTTTGGAGAGCAGATGTTGCTCACGACGTGAAAGCATTCGATTCGGGAGTGGTTTATGGAGAGGCTCCAGAAGGGGCACACCAATACTACCCAGATGCTCTCCCCCCTCAGGCATTAACACCCGGTAAGCAATATTATCTGCATGTGCTTCGAGACGTGGCAATTCCGGTCGCGCGGTGTCTGTTTACCGCTCAATAG